In Methanobacteriaceae archaeon, the following are encoded in one genomic region:
- the carB gene encoding carbamoyl-phosphate synthase large subunit, producing MPRDEEIRKVLIIGSGPIQIGQAAEFDYSGSQACKSLQEEGIETVLVNSNPATIQTDIDMADEVYVEPLTPEIVAKIIEKENPDAILPTMGGQTGLNVATGLEAIGALEGVKVIGSSVETIKNVEDRDLFDSFMKRLNEPVPKAKAVSTLEQALEAVEEIGYPVIVRPAFTLGGTGGGVAHNRQELEEITTHGLEMSYINQVLIDQSVMGWKEFEYEVMRDKNDTCIIVCNMENLDPMGIHTGESIVVAPSQTLSDVDNQRLRNASIKIIRALGIQGGCNIQFAVHPITGEYKVIEVNPRVSRSSALASKATGYPIAKISAKIAVGMTLDEIQNDITKETPASFEPSLDYIVTKIPRWPFDKFKGISREIGVQMKSTGEVMAIGRTLEESLHKAIRSLDVGSYGFETTAFDEEKLKNATDQRLFQVYSALKSGMTVEEIQDITQIDPFFLNKILNIAKWEEKISAKNILKPKIMRKTKKMGFSDRIISQITGLDEKTIRESREKEGITPSYKMVDTCAAEFEAKTPYYYGCYEEEDEVAVSEEKKVIIIGAGPIRIGQGIEFDYCCVHAAMALKDDGIETIIINNNPETVSTDYDISSKLYFEPLTLEDVMGIINKEKPYGVVVQFGGQTSINLAVPLAQEGVRILGTPHESIDRVEDRERFTKVLNKLEIPQADYGIAYSFEDARKVAARIGFPVLVRPSYVLGGRAMQIVYDDDELREYMQEAVRISPEHPILVDKFLEDAIEIDVDALSDGEEVFIGGIMEHIEEAGVHSGDSACVIPPQSIPEDVLTTIKEHTIKLALELDVVGLMNIQYAVKMDEQDRPQVYILEANPRASRTVPFVSKAVGIPLAKIAAELMMGKKLKDFGLNHEVKISHVAVKESIFPFIKLPEADSVLGPEMKSTGESMGIDENFGISYYKAQLSAGMDLPQKGTIFISVRDADKNKIRDIVEKAKKLGFNLIATRGTARAVDEHVDIDIVRKISQGSPNIQDAILNKEVDMIINTPSGKQSADDGYYIRRMAVELGIPYVTTLAGARAALNAIESVGKGKIGVKSLKKYHNIN from the coding sequence ATGCCGCGGGACGAAGAAATTAGGAAGGTACTCATTATTGGCTCAGGACCCATTCAAATCGGCCAGGCAGCTGAATTCGATTATTCTGGTTCTCAAGCCTGTAAATCCCTCCAGGAAGAGGGTATTGAAACTGTACTGGTGAACAGTAACCCAGCAACCATCCAGACTGATATTGACATGGCTGATGAGGTTTATGTGGAGCCTCTCACCCCTGAAATTGTTGCCAAGATTATTGAAAAGGAAAACCCGGATGCCATACTACCCACCATGGGAGGGCAGACTGGTTTGAACGTTGCCACGGGTCTGGAAGCCATAGGTGCCCTGGAAGGAGTTAAAGTCATCGGATCTTCTGTTGAAACCATTAAAAATGTTGAAGATCGTGACCTTTTTGATAGCTTCATGAAGAGGCTTAATGAACCTGTTCCTAAGGCTAAAGCAGTTTCCACATTAGAGCAAGCATTGGAAGCTGTGGAAGAAATCGGTTATCCCGTTATTGTAAGACCTGCCTTTACTCTGGGGGGAACTGGTGGTGGAGTAGCCCATAATCGTCAGGAACTGGAAGAAATAACCACTCACGGATTGGAAATGAGTTATATCAACCAGGTGCTCATTGATCAATCGGTAATGGGTTGGAAGGAATTCGAGTACGAGGTAATGCGGGATAAAAATGACACTTGCATCATTGTGTGTAACATGGAGAACCTGGACCCTATGGGAATTCACACTGGTGAAAGTATTGTAGTGGCACCCTCACAGACCCTGTCTGACGTGGACAACCAGCGCCTTAGAAATGCTTCCATCAAAATTATACGTGCTCTGGGAATCCAGGGAGGTTGTAACATCCAGTTTGCTGTTCACCCCATCACTGGAGAGTACAAAGTTATTGAAGTTAATCCTCGAGTGAGCAGGAGCAGTGCTCTTGCTTCTAAAGCCACCGGGTACCCTATAGCTAAGATTTCAGCCAAGATTGCAGTGGGTATGACTCTGGATGAGATTCAAAATGATATCACCAAGGAAACTCCTGCATCTTTCGAACCCAGCCTGGATTACATTGTCACCAAAATTCCTCGCTGGCCGTTTGACAAATTCAAGGGAATAAGCAGGGAAATAGGGGTGCAGATGAAATCAACTGGGGAAGTAATGGCCATTGGCCGTACACTGGAAGAATCCTTGCACAAGGCTATTCGCAGTCTGGATGTGGGAAGCTATGGTTTTGAAACCACAGCATTTGATGAAGAAAAACTTAAAAACGCCACTGATCAACGACTTTTCCAGGTTTACAGTGCCCTGAAATCAGGAATGACTGTTGAAGAAATACAGGATATAACTCAAATTGATCCTTTTTTCCTGAATAAAATACTCAATATCGCAAAATGGGAAGAAAAAATCAGTGCAAAAAATATTTTAAAACCAAAAATAATGCGTAAAACTAAAAAAATGGGTTTTTCAGATCGTATCATATCCCAAATCACAGGTTTAGATGAGAAAACCATTAGAGAATCCCGGGAAAAGGAAGGAATAACCCCTTCCTATAAAATGGTTGACACTTGTGCTGCAGAGTTTGAGGCAAAAACACCGTATTATTATGGTTGCTATGAAGAAGAAGATGAAGTTGCAGTTTCAGAGGAAAAAAAAGTCATCATAATTGGAGCAGGACCCATCAGAATCGGACAGGGAATCGAATTCGATTATTGCTGCGTGCATGCAGCCATGGCACTTAAAGATGATGGTATTGAAACCATAATAATAAATAATAACCCTGAAACAGTTAGTACTGATTATGATATCTCCAGCAAGCTCTATTTTGAACCTCTCACTCTGGAAGATGTTATGGGCATAATCAACAAGGAAAAACCATACGGAGTGGTGGTACAATTCGGAGGTCAAACTTCCATTAACCTGGCAGTTCCCCTGGCCCAAGAAGGAGTTAGGATATTGGGAACACCTCACGAGAGTATTGACCGTGTTGAAGACAGGGAAAGGTTTACTAAAGTTCTAAATAAACTGGAAATACCACAGGCTGATTATGGAATTGCATATTCATTTGAAGACGCCCGTAAAGTAGCTGCTAGAATTGGATTCCCGGTTCTGGTAAGGCCATCCTATGTTCTGGGAGGTAGGGCCATGCAAATCGTCTATGATGATGATGAACTCCGGGAGTATATGCAGGAAGCAGTGCGCATATCTCCGGAACATCCCATTCTGGTGGATAAATTTTTGGAAGATGCCATTGAGATCGATGTTGATGCCCTGTCAGATGGAGAAGAAGTCTTCATTGGAGGGATCATGGAACACATTGAAGAGGCAGGAGTGCACTCCGGAGACTCGGCATGCGTTATACCCCCACAGAGCATCCCTGAAGATGTTCTAACTACCATCAAAGAACATACCATTAAATTAGCTCTGGAATTGGATGTTGTGGGTTTAATGAATATTCAGTATGCAGTTAAAATGGATGAACAGGATAGACCGCAAGTTTACATCTTAGAAGCCAATCCCCGAGCTAGCAGAACTGTTCCATTCGTTAGCAAAGCAGTAGGTATTCCACTGGCTAAGATAGCTGCTGAGTTAATGATGGGAAAAAAATTAAAAGATTTTGGACTTAATCACGAAGTTAAAATAAGCCATGTGGCAGTTAAAGAATCCATATTCCCCTTTATAAAACTTCCTGAAGCCGATTCTGTGCTGGGCCCTGAGATGAAATCAACTGGGGAAAGTATGGGAATCGATGAAAACTTCGGAATATCCTATTACAAAGCACAGCTATCAGCAGGCATGGATCTTCCCCAGAAAGGCACCATTTTCATAAGTGTTCGTGATGCTGATAAGAATAAAATCAGAGATATTGTAGAAAAAGCCAAAAAACTAGGTTTTAACCTCATCGCCACCCGTGGAACAGCTAGAGCTGTTGATGAACATGTGGATATTGACATTGTACGCAAAATCAGCCAGGGATCGCCTAATATACAGGATGCCATCCTTAACAAGGAAGTGGATATGATTATAAACACCCCCTCAGGCAAACAATCTGCAGATGACGGATACTACATCCGGAGGATGGCTGTTGAACTGGGAATACCCTATGTCACCACACTGGCCGGTGCAAGAGCAGCGCTGAATGCCATTGAGAGTGTTGGAAAAGGGAAAATTGGAGTTAAATCACTTAAAAAGTATCATAATATAAACTGA
- the carA gene encoding glutamine-hydrolyzing carbamoyl-phosphate synthase small subunit — protein MREEAKLALEDGTILKGEGFGYCTIKTGEVVFATGMTGYVESLTDPSYKGQILMSTYPLQGNYGVSEDWFQSNGIKAEGFIVREENPYPSHGLSEKNLSDFLEEYKIPGISQIDTRSVTIKIRKHGTMKGALATEEIEDDELLEMARNQPGIEELDLVEEVSVTKTRILGEEYKQRAVILDCGIKNNSINALLKREVGVVVLPYNTSPQEIMDYDPGALLVSSGPGDPTRVKEAISTVRKLSERLPIFGICLGQQIISLAFGAKIYKMKFGHRGINQPVKDLKTGKVSITSQNHGFTIDPESCNDLPIEVTQVNLNDGSVEGIKHQELPISSVQYHPEAGPGPHDTDYYFNNFVENLKNY, from the coding sequence ATGCGAGAAGAGGCCAAGTTAGCTTTAGAGGATGGCACCATACTGAAAGGAGAAGGATTCGGGTACTGCACAATTAAGACAGGAGAAGTGGTTTTTGCCACTGGCATGACAGGCTATGTTGAATCTCTTACTGATCCATCTTACAAGGGTCAGATTTTAATGTCCACCTATCCTTTGCAAGGTAATTATGGTGTGTCAGAAGATTGGTTCCAATCTAATGGAATAAAAGCAGAAGGATTTATTGTAAGAGAAGAAAATCCATATCCATCCCATGGTCTATCTGAAAAGAACCTATCTGACTTTTTAGAAGAATATAAAATTCCAGGGATCAGTCAAATAGATACTCGTTCGGTTACCATTAAAATTCGGAAACACGGAACCATGAAAGGAGCTCTGGCTACTGAAGAGATTGAGGATGATGAACTCCTGGAAATGGCCCGAAATCAGCCAGGAATTGAAGAACTGGACCTGGTTGAAGAGGTGTCCGTCACCAAAACACGCATACTGGGTGAGGAATACAAACAAAGAGCTGTAATACTTGACTGTGGAATAAAAAACAATAGTATAAACGCTCTTTTAAAAAGAGAAGTTGGAGTGGTTGTTTTACCTTATAACACTTCTCCTCAGGAAATCATGGACTACGACCCAGGAGCACTTTTAGTCTCAAGTGGACCTGGAGATCCTACCCGAGTTAAAGAAGCTATAAGTACCGTGCGAAAGCTTTCAGAAAGACTCCCCATTTTTGGAATTTGTTTAGGGCAGCAGATTATTTCCCTAGCTTTTGGTGCGAAAATCTATAAAATGAAATTCGGACATCGGGGAATAAATCAACCGGTAAAGGATTTGAAAACTGGTAAGGTTTCCATAACCTCACAGAATCATGGTTTTACCATTGATCCTGAATCATGTAACGACCTACCCATTGAAGTGACCCAAGTAAACCTTAATGATGGCTCGGTTGAGGGAATAAAACACCAGGAACTCCCCATATCCAGTGTACAGTACCATCCAGAAGCAGGGCCCGGACCCCATGACACTGATTACTACTTCAACAACTTCGTGGAAAACCTTAAAAATTATTGA
- the rimI gene encoding ribosomal protein S18-alanine N-acetyltransferase — protein MIIREFKRPDLKRVMEIELASFDDPYPAHVLVDIYNLGAGFLVAQQDNMVVGYIIFWIRFEDEGHIISIAVDKEYHRQKIGTELVETAIEIFRKYGVKTIRLEVRKSNLKARKFYQKLGFIEKTPLKDYYEDGEDAVVMAKILKELGESRAIENISKSETEF, from the coding sequence ATGATAATAAGAGAATTCAAACGTCCAGACCTGAAAAGAGTCATGGAAATTGAATTAGCATCCTTTGACGACCCTTACCCTGCCCATGTTCTGGTTGATATCTATAACTTAGGTGCAGGATTTTTGGTGGCCCAGCAAGATAATATGGTGGTGGGCTATATTATATTTTGGATCAGATTTGAAGATGAGGGTCATATCATCTCCATTGCAGTGGATAAAGAATATCACAGGCAGAAAATTGGAACAGAATTAGTTGAAACAGCCATTGAAATTTTCCGCAAATATGGTGTAAAAACTATTCGTCTGGAAGTGAGAAAATCAAATCTAAAAGCCCGTAAATTTTACCAGAAGTTGGGCTTCATTGAGAAAACTCCCTTAAAAGATTATTATGAAGATGGGGAAGATGCAGTGGTTATGGCAAAAATCTTGAAGGAATTAGGGGAATCTAGAGCAATAGAAAATATTTCAAAGAGTGAAACAGAGTTCTAA